From the genome of Passer domesticus isolate bPasDom1 chromosome 12, bPasDom1.hap1, whole genome shotgun sequence:
aattccttgttttgctttcctcgtgtgcacagcttttgctttccctatgaAATTGTCTTCATCTCACCACaggagttttctcacttttcccctccccattCTCTGCCTGATCCCGCTGGTGGGAGGAGAGCGAGCCCAGCGAGGGCCTTGGGGGCTGCTGGGGTGAAACCCCCCCCAGGAGGCAGGAGAAGCTCTCAGTGCAGCACTGGGGGGTCCTGGGCTCTAACAGAGGTGCAAGAGGCACTTTGTGTGGGGGGCACACCCACcatgcagccctggctggggctgtccttgggacactcctggctgcaggagaaACCATGGGAGAGCCTTGGGGAGAGGCagtggagcagagggaacgtggaactgctctgctgctctcgTGCTGGTGGTGGAACTGCTCTTGGAGCAGTTCTGGTGCGCTGCCGTGGGCTGCAAGGCTCcatgctgggctctgcagctgcccatTTGGGACtggaaggggattttggggctgaaaTGCCCCAGGGAGTGGGGGAACACTCTGCTGCCTCTCAGGCTGGGACTGCAAGTGGCGCTGGGGGCATTTTTGGTTTCCAGGTGCTTTAGGCACGAGGTGGAAGCCCTGAGTCAGTACAGGTGAGAACTCTGGAAAGGCCCGAGGGATGGGTGAATCTGTGAAGGGATTTGGGAATGTGGATGCTGCACTTAGAACACCGGAGGGACCGGGGCgggtggggagggggacacagggggtgGCACAAGGGAAGGATTCCCTGAGGGAGCCAGAGGCTCTTACAAGGGGCCAGTTCattttgcctgtgggggctgtCAGCAGCACTGTGGGATTACCCAGAGGGGTATCCATGGTGCTCCTGGGTCAGGAGAAGCTTCATCAGctgtcaaattaaaaaaaaataaaaaattgtctAACTTGTAGATACTGGATCTTCCTTCAGTCTCCCAGGAACACTGTAATTAATTTATTCATGGATCAGGCTAACAAAATGTGTGTCCAAAATCCATAAAAGAAAAGGACAAGGATTTCCTGGTGGAAAAAAAACGTTGGAATCAGTATTTTCCTCTTCACGGAAGTGGATTTAAAAattgagttatttttaaaaaacaaccaaaaccaaacaatcaACAAAAGCAGTAgcaataaaaaaccaaaccaaaaccaaatcccaccaaccaagaaaaaaaaaatccctaacaatcccaaaccaaaaaacctccaCCCAAACTCCTCCTCTCCAAAgccccaaacaaaaccacacttAAATTTTCTGGGTAACAGTTTTACTTTCTGGCCTGGAAGCTTTACAAAACACTGAACACTGAATTCTTCCAGTAAAGGAGTGTCCTAGGGTGACTATCTGTGTTGCAGTGTGGATTCTTTGATGCACTCCTGTTTATTTATTCCTGACTTTTTAAAGATCCTGACTTTTAAGCCGTGCAAAAAGATGTGAGAAGATTCACATTCTCAGTGAAATTTCTTCTGCCTCCTTGATGCATCCTCTCTGAGGATTAAAGGAGGGCTAGgtggggctgctctgcacatGCTGCACATGTGGCATTTGCCCTGGAGGGCAGTTTGTGTCCTGGTGCAAATCTGGAGTGAAGCCACTCAATGATATTATTTCTGACCAGAACTGTGCCCAGTGAACTTGCTTAGCAGAAGGACAATGAGTGGAACCAGGTGCTTACTGAGCAGAGCAGTTGTGTTCTGCTTTCCAGCACACCAGGCTGTTCTCcaccaccacagcagctgagattcTCTGCTCTTCCTTGCTTTCCTGGAAGTGACTGTCAGATGGAAACTGAAGACCTGAGGAACTTCAAACAGTATCAAGTGAAAAGCACAGTTGGGTGGGGTAATGGACAGGGTGTTCGGAGGATAACAGAGCCTCTTACTTCAGTCAGAATCTAAACCAGCTACTTGGAAAGGTATTTGAGTTTCTTGGAAAGGTCTTTTGAACTCTTTAGTGTCACCTGTCCAAAAATCACTGCACAACTCTGAGCAAGTCCACAGATAAATGGAAAAACTTGGTAGGAGGGAGAGAGCCCTtcaggcagaggagagctgtgtgaACTCACCTGAGGAGCCACTTTCCCTTCCTGTCGGTGGCTTTGGGGTCATGGAACTTCTGGCATTCTTCCTACAAGGATTCATCCACACTTGGGGTTGGAAACTCCTTCTCAGGCAAGCCCAGGAACTCCAGGTGGctgcagtgagggcagggaTTGGGCTCTGGGGGCTTTGGAAGCAGCTCCTCCACAGGACACGAGTGATTGTGATTGGAAAGAGGTGTCTGAGGAGGCCACTGAAATCAGCACTCACTTAAGGGCTCCACACTGCAGGGGGGGTGCTGTGCTTGTCTCCTGAATTGCAGAGAGTGCTCCCAGCACCCTTTTGATGTCAGTTGaggaaaaacaaccaaacacacCCCAAAAGCCAAGCTGACTTTTCCTCCACGTGCCCCAGACCCTGAACTTGGTGCAGTATTTGTGGCAGAATATGGGCAGAAGAGTGAGTCAGCCCCTTCCACCCCAATCCAAACTGGCTTtgaagtaattattttaaatctaaTTTTCTGAAATGATATCTCTAAAATACAGAACCATGTTTTCTTTCAGTCATGGGAACAGGtcatttttaataaaaggctGATATCTTACAGAAGTGCTTGACCCTGGGAGCAAAGTGCTTTGAAACAATCGGAGCCATCAAGGACTGAAAAGCCAGTAAGGAAATTCTCTGGGCAGGCACCTCACTGCAAGCTGCTAAAGCAATCCCGAAGCAATTAATGAACATTTTGTTTGGTGCCCGTTTACTTTAAACCAACatggaaaaaatgaccagaaaaCCTCAATATATTTTGGGTGTGTGAAGGATGAACCCGAAGGGGACTTTGTTGTTTATCGGTTGACAAGAGAGCACTGAATCCAAAATGTCTACTCAATAGTAGAACAAATTCTTGGTTAAATTTTTTCATCTCATGCCCTAAGGAAGAGGTTTGTCCCGTGGCtggtccccagggctggctctgagctgtGCCCCTTCCCCAGATTTAGGATTCCTGAAGTCACTGCCCCTTGTGCTGGGCACAGGCAAAGCAGCAAAATCAGGTCTTCAAGTAAGTAAAGACACCCAATACTTCTATTAAAAGAAGTTTAATCCAGCATGGTTTCTAAATATTAACCACGTCTCCAGCTGTGACATGCAGTAcattttttacttaaaaaaaaaaaaaaagagaaatacaaaACAAGTATAAAAATGAGCCTATGTCCCCTGAACATCACAGTGTGTGCCAGTAAAATACAACAAGAGAAGGGAGAGAAGCATGGGATTTCGTACAGGAAAAGGTCCAAAGAAATCTTTCTCATAAATCAGAGATTGTCTGTCCCATTTAGAAGCAACCACTTGTTTTGCATTTACTCTGTCAGTGGTCAGGAAGCAGGAgatgcaggagctgcctgctggacaACTCTGAGCCTGACCAGCAccccttgtccctgccagctcccctgtcctgctggcagctgccccagggaACTGGAACCCAGATGCTGATTTTATTCCAAAGGAAATCTGCCTTTattgttttttccctgtttttcacTTACTCTGTTAGTACCATCTGCTCACATTTTAATCACACCTGTTCTGGTGctgtattcatttttaaaacatcCATACAGGTTTCTTTGCCACAGACCTGTCTGATGCCACCTGTGAGGAGCACTCTTCCCAAGCACTCCCAAGTGTTTATAAATGGACACAGATATTCCAGGGCAGGTTGTGCTACCTGTGAAAACAACTTTTACATTCAGAGGGCTTTTTCCctggaatacaacacaagatAAATCACATCCTTCCAGGGGAGAAAACCCAACCCACCCCACCCAGCCACACTGAAAAAAGGGGGAGTGGGGAGATGAATTTATTGCAGACATTCTGTAGTTTGGGGTTGGTTTCTTGGCCTTTTCACAGTGGGGAGGAGGCACTCAGTGTACATTCAGTGTACAGTGGccagtggcacagagcaggacaccagcactggtgcctggggCACAAACACCTGCAGGTTTCAccaggcaggtcctgctgggaGGTATTTGCCAAGTCTGCCTTCCCTGGCTGTGCAAACACTCCCAGGGCTTCCACAAAAACAGGACAgggctgcccagagctgcctcaACTGTTCCACCCCATCCTGTGGTGAAATTGCAGCAGAGGGGATGTGACTCCATCCAAGCAGCTTAAAACAAGGGATACTGAATGTTCAATGagccagctgccctgcagcaccatTATACTTTGAGGTTTGCTCTTGCTGCAGATTTCCAGTTGTCACTTTTCCTTGTCACAGATAGACAGGAGATACAAAGGTATTGAAACCAGCATGCTAACTGTAATCCATGCCTTCAATGCTTGGGAGTATTCAGACTTTGGATAAAGAAATATTGTTAGTTAATcaagaaaaatacaaacagGCACCCAAACCTCTCCTCTTTGGCATGTCAAGAAGTATAAAAGCTCTAAGTGTTAATGGTTTGGTATTATGAAAGCACATTAAAAGCTGTAAATGTTAAAAATGCTGTTCCCACTTACTCGGGACATGGATGTACTCAGTGGGGAGGGCCAACAGAGAATTGAGCTGTGTTGTTTGGACAGATCTGTAGGATCTGCAGTTTCCAAGGAGTGTTCAATGCACTGGGAGTAGTCTCCTTTTCCACATCACTGCCCTGTCTGTGCTCTGGTGATTCCATAAACAGTGAGGTGGAAAGGGGCTGAAATGAGGGGATATTTCAATTGGCAGTGCATTCAGCAAAGAGGAAAGTGCTTGATCATCTTCCCTTCACGCTTGGTTGGTGTTTGGTTCTTCAGTCTGAGTCAGAGTCGGAGTCCTCATCTGAGGGGTGAAAGAAGGAACAAAAGTGAAAATGCAAACTGGAAATCCCCCCAGCTGTGGCTCTGGCTGGGACAGAGAGGCTGCGCTGGCAGGGTGTGCCTCGAAGGACACAGAGGCTGGGAATGAACACCTCTGTGAAatggcagctcttgctgagGTGGTGGGACCTGAAATGGTGTTTGAAGGAGCTGGGAGATGCTGCTGAGAGGCCCTGCTGGCATctttgctgctctgggcacatccctgctgctggccatgTGCTCAGCAGCCCTACACTTCTGAGAGCCACAAgctctgagatgctgagaaatCCCAGCAGGCCACAGAGCTCCATCCTTCTGGCCTCAGCATTAAGAGCCCCTGTGTGAACACAAgttggggctgcagggctgagccctcctTGCATGGCCCCAAGCTGTGGGACTGCACTTCTGTGAGTTTATGTACTTGTGCCTCCATCTCCAGGGGAGTTAGATCTAATCTGTATCCTAATTCTGCACCCTTGCCACCTGATCATCTTCTGAGGGCAGTTCAGTTTTTAGCTTTTACAGTCTCCTTCCTGttccttttattctttttttcttttgtgtttcttttcagCCTAAAGCTTGAAAAAACATTTAACAGTCGACTAAAATCCCCAGAAGAGAGAGTCAGTGCTGCTGTTCACCTCCTGGGATTCCATACACACCTTGGGTGTTAGGTTTTCAGGGGTTTTAGATGGGgtgttttgggatattttttgtttatttttaagtgtGAAGCAGTCTTTTTAATCCAAGGGTGGGTGCAATAAGTAGTCAAATGGACATGATGCCTGATTTGGGCTCCTGGAAACTACAGAACAACTACCCCTGTCCTGACTTGAGCTGGCTTTGAACACCCAACACCTTCTTTTTATCTCCTCCTAAGTGGATCTGTCTGATCTGAAGTGAActgtaatagaaaaaaaaattgatagcAACCTTGTTAATTTTATGCTGCTTGACCCTTGGCATTCAAGGTCATTTGCCCACAGATGGTCAAAGATCATAAGAGGCAATCATGATAAGGAAATGATAAAGAGAAAAGCACTATTTGGACACAAAAAACTGTGGATTAATGGATGTTAATTATAAGTTACcaaaaagaacaacaacaaaaaaaaggtaGAAGTTTGCTTGTTTTTACAGCAAGACATTTTAATAGGGAAAGAAAATCTGTGCTGCATGGTGATTTCTATAATTGGACCTGGGGCTTTTCAAAGTGAGATGTGAAACTCTGAGAAACTTCACATTCCTGGCTTGCAGGTTATCTTCATAAATCACTGGAATTCCATTTGCAGCTTCCTaactgagcagagctgtggcagaCAAACCCAAGAATAGAAACTGCTCTTACTGAGCAAGAGCTCTTGCTCCCTGCTAAGGGTAAACTGGAGAGGGAAATCTCACACTGCAGCTCGTGTGACAAGCAGGGAATTTTACCCACCTTCTGTCTTGTGCCCCTCGGGGGAATCGGAGCTGCCTTGCTTGAGGAAAGTGACCAGGTCATTGAAGGTGATGTAGAAATCAATGGCAAACACGATGGTGGCTGCAAACCCAAACACCTGAAAGGGCAAAATAATGCTCTCCTTAACAACAGCTCCCGTCTGTCAGGGACAAACCAAACCCACACAGGAAAAACTCCATGGAATTTTTTGGCCTGTGCCTTTCCAAAAAGGCAGGGAAGGCAAATGGTTTGTGGCACATGGGTATCACCTGAATTACAGCTGATTTGGGAGCCTGAGAAGTGACCAGGGGTGTCTTTATCcctcccccaggctgcagccctcctgggctctgggcacatTCCGGACATCAGCACTTCCTGCACCTCCACTGTCCCAGGGCACATCTGCCACCAAGGAATCACCTCCATttcttggaaaataattttccactTGTTTGCAAGGAGATGTGTCTATTGCTGAGTGAACTAGACAGATTAAAATGATTCTGGAATTCTCTCTCCAGTGTCAGAGCAGCAGAGTTGTGCCAAGCTGGGTGCTGGTCTGGGAGCCTGGGCTGAGCACACTCCATTGCTCCATGGCTCACTGCAGGGACAAAGATTAAACAAGATCTGGGTTTGTATTCTGGGATAGTTTGGGAAGGGCTGCTGCCGACACCACTGGGCACTGTTCTTCCCAAGCTTAAAAAATTGTTATGCAAATTTTATTTATGTTGCATACATTATTGATGCTTAGAGTCAAGTTGCAGATGCAGGGGCTGTATTGTATTTCTGACCACAAAATGCTGATGGGTGAAGGCTCCCTCCTGAGCAGTCCTTGTACTGGAGGGTAAAATGACACTGCTCTTGTTTCAACTCATCCAAGTAAAACTAAGCAGGAGAGGCAGAAGGTTGAAGTTACTTAATTTAGACTGGCCTTAGCAGTTACAAGTTTgagttttttttggttttttttttttttttttttttttttttgtatcatcatcatcatcatcatcattattccCTCCATTCAAGGATCTTGACACTCCTTGCAGGAGCAACtagtaaaattaaaaagcagaataGGTGCCTTCCCTAAGGGTACAGTTAACAATGAGCAGCTCTCTTAGGGTAAAAAAACGATTCATTGGTTCAAGACATGTTTTTCTGAATAAGTGACTATTTCTTCTTTGCTTTAGGCAAATTAATTCTCAGTTAATTGAAGAAACTTCAATGACTTGCAGTGGGGTCATATTTGAACTGTTTCTCAAGTACATCCATGTACTGAAGTGCACTCAGTTCACCACAGCACTCAGCTGGAAAGCTCATGCCTACTCACCCCTGCTGCTTTCGATGCTCCATCGCTGTATTTTGAGACAGCAGCAATTGAAATGGCAAAGTAAATAATGGCAGCGGTGACACAGCGCAAGAAATCCTGTGGAAGAAGCAATGGTGCATTCTCAGACTGGTCAAGGATTTCCTCTAAAAAATTCCATCCTGGAAACTAACACTCAGCCCCTCTGTTGTTGCAGCACTGGCTTTGCTGGCATGTGACCACAATCTGGTTTGCTGTAGAGGAGGAACTGCTCATCTGTGAAATAGCTCTAAATAAGAGAAGACCTGAACCTTGGCATAAACTTCTGCTCTTAAAGATGCTGGGATAAATCCTGCTGCTACCCTGCCTGTGTCAGGCAGACCTTCCTTCAGCCTAGGAAGGGCTTTGTGGGGCGTTTGCATTGGAGCACAGCAAGGGCTTTAATGGAAAAATCATCTGAAATGCCTTAAAAACCTCGTGTTTGAGCAGAACTCTGTGGCACCAGAGGCTCAGGAGGTCCCAGCTCTGTGGGAGCAGGTGCCTGTCTCTCTGTGGATGCAGGGCTGTGGTGATCTCCAGGGAGACCTGTCTGTGCAGCTCCTCATCCAGGAACCAAACACTTGGTTTAGTGTTGGAATGATTTGTGCTTCTCATGCCCACTGCCAGCTCCACCAGCCTGCCCCAGGAGCCCGTGCCTGGTGTCATCCCTGGGatgccctgctgggccctgtcacaccagcagggatgtccctgcAGTGGGCTTTaaacacagagctgtgtcccaGGGCATGTGCAAATCACGAGGGCTGCAATAATGGTACCTTCAGCCCTGTTCACAATTAGCTCTTCTGCCTTTCCAGAACAGATGGAGGAGTAAGATTTGTCTCAAAGCACAAATCCTGCAAGAAACCTGACTCCTCTGAAGTCAGGACACGGTCAGTTATCTACATTGTGTGCCTGCAGTATGTTATGGTAATGGCCATAATGAACACACACAAGTGCCTTTTTTGTCTTAGTTCTGGAACCAGATGCATgtagaaaatgggaaaaggatGGAACTGAGATTACCAGCTGAGAGCTGTGCACAGTCGTAGCCAAAGTAACTGATATTGTTTTATCTACCAGTGGCCTTGCTGAAGCTATTTTTATACACTGAGAGCTCTAATTCAAACCTCAGTGCAATGAACTACTGATGGTACCAAGAGAATCGAGATTGATGAAATCAGCAGGGTTTTTTCAAGTATTTGTACTgcaaggcagctgctgcctttgcagTGATATTTGAGACTGCAGGGACATCCAGTGGCCAgggctctcctgcagccccagcactgccccagcagccactGGGCTCCTTTGTGAGCAAGAACTGGCCAGAGCTgcccttcccagagcagctcagacTGTCTGTGGGTGTAACTCTACCCGAGAATTTAATCACAGCCTGACAAAGTCTGCCCATTATCAGCAACACACCTGTTTCCCCCTCTGCAAGGGTGGCAATGAGGAGCCCCCAGCAGTCAGACTTGGGCTGATGCTGGCCCTAAGCCATCTGCCTGGAACTGGGCATACATTCTGTGCTTTGATAAAGCCATGCTTTGTGTCAGCACCCAAAAagctgcagtgcagagcagagcagtacAGAGTCCTCTGGGACCTTCtgaagcagaggcagcagggagaagTTTCTAAGAGGGCAGTAAAGTTGTTACAGTCACCCTGatctcctgcccagcccctttccctcccctctcACTGCACAATTAAATCTGAAGGTTTCTGTTGCACATCGCACTTACCGCCAAAGGCCAGTGGACTCCTTTAAACTTCTCATTAAGCTTGGAGGCGTaggcaaaaaaaagaaacagtgccagcagaAACTCTAGGAGTGGTGCCATCATGAAAGAAGCTGCTAGAGATGCAATATAGCAGATAAAGATGATAAATGACAGCACCTAAAGTAAAGGGAAAACTCGTAGTTATTTGCATGGAATAGCAGAGCCGTAGGCAGCTGAGCAGCTTTGAAGTGTTATTTTCCCTGTGTATTTCTGtcagagtgctgctgctgctggcacagcttcagcatcctgcttttttatttttcattgggCCAAATGATTTTTCTTGTTC
Proteins encoded in this window:
- the CMTM3 gene encoding CKLF-like MARVEL transmembrane domain-containing protein 3 isoform X3, whose amino-acid sequence is MEDPEPAGAAPAPGLSSLLPPREFLRSRKGQLLLAESVLSFIIFICYIASLAASFMMAPLLEFLLALFLFFAYASKLNEKFKGVHWPLADFLRCVTAAIIYFAISIAAVSKYSDGASKAAGVFGFAATIVFAIDFYITFNDLVTFLKQGSSDSPEGHKTEDEDSDSDSD
- the CMTM3 gene encoding CKLF-like MARVEL transmembrane domain-containing protein 3 isoform X2 is translated as MTLLPTRKSVLSFIIFICYIASLAASFMMAPLLEFLLALFLFFAYASKLNEKFKGVHWPLADFLRCVTAAIIYFAISIAAVSKYSDGASKAAGVFGFAATIVFAIDFYITFNDLVTFLKQGSSDSPEGHKTEDEDSDSDSD
- the CMTM3 gene encoding CKLF-like MARVEL transmembrane domain-containing protein 3 isoform X1 → MEDPEPAGAAPAPGLSSLLPPREFLRSRKGQLLLAESVLSFIIFICYIASLAASFMMAPLLEFLLALFLFFAYASKLNEKFKGVHWPLADFLRCVTAAIIYFAISIAAVSKYSDGASKAAGVFGFAATIVFAIDFYITFNDLVTFLKQGSSDSPEGHKTEALLS